Proteins from a genomic interval of Oceanispirochaeta crateris:
- a CDS encoding ATP-dependent helicase, which produces MNLNSIQLNPEQKLAVDTIDGALLIIAGAGSGKTGVITTRIANMLNHGIHQSNILALTFTNKAASEMEERVKNITGKKLTNLTLSTFHAFGVKILREHYKDMGFRPNFSIYDTNDKLACLKEAARELKLKYETPELMELGNMFSSIKTERISWDNTNDQHKPLYIEYEDHMRIYNAVDFDDLIVKPIRLLEKRPEILEKYQDKYRYIMVDEFQDTSSIQYRMLQLLSSKHRNICCVGDDDQSIYSWRGANYGNILQFEKDFPELLEIKLERNYRSTGVILKAANAVIANNTNRKLKELWTELTHNEMTIKHCLPEDDREEGEFIASTIASLRMQDHMKYDQFGILIRTNSLSKAVEDALLNHNIPYSMSGGTSFFQRAEIRDIIAYFRVINNPDDDVNLMRIINTPRRGVGKKALETLVNLAQERGESMYSSLTALLFAADSGISSQLRGGLAEFMEIIEDFRERFSESKALAATAQELVEEIGYWDYLLHEHANNDKVAKWKYDNIGMFLEFMSRWEKNPDNLNPSLQKWINRITLVTRDEMDDEDAGKVNLMTIHASKGLEFDVVFLAGVERDIIPHARAVAEDPLNMEEERRLFYVAITRARKKLFITSCMKRKQMREMIDSGPSPFLEEIPGDLLEEMEMEVDVEDADEAKKYFARLPWK; this is translated from the coding sequence GTGAATTTAAACTCAATCCAACTAAACCCAGAACAAAAACTTGCTGTCGATACAATAGACGGAGCTCTTTTGATTATCGCCGGTGCCGGCAGTGGCAAAACAGGTGTGATTACGACCCGTATTGCCAACATGCTCAATCACGGGATTCATCAATCCAACATTCTGGCCCTCACCTTTACAAATAAGGCCGCCAGTGAAATGGAAGAGCGCGTCAAGAATATCACCGGTAAGAAACTCACCAATCTGACCCTGTCCACCTTTCATGCCTTTGGAGTCAAGATCCTCCGGGAGCACTACAAGGACATGGGATTCAGACCCAATTTTTCCATTTATGATACCAATGATAAGTTGGCCTGTCTCAAGGAGGCCGCCAGAGAACTGAAGCTCAAATATGAGACGCCTGAGCTTATGGAACTGGGAAATATGTTCTCCTCCATCAAAACCGAGCGCATCAGCTGGGACAACACCAACGATCAGCACAAGCCTCTGTACATCGAATATGAAGACCATATGAGAATTTACAATGCGGTGGACTTTGATGATCTCATTGTCAAACCCATCCGTCTTTTGGAGAAACGTCCGGAAATTTTAGAAAAGTATCAGGATAAATACCGCTACATCATGGTAGATGAGTTTCAGGACACCTCTTCCATACAGTATAGAATGCTCCAGCTCCTGTCCTCAAAGCACCGTAATATCTGCTGTGTAGGCGACGATGACCAGTCCATTTATTCCTGGCGCGGCGCCAACTACGGCAATATCCTTCAGTTTGAAAAGGACTTCCCCGAGCTGCTTGAAATCAAACTGGAAAGGAATTACCGCTCTACCGGGGTTATCTTGAAGGCGGCCAATGCGGTCATCGCCAACAATACCAATAGGAAGCTGAAAGAGCTGTGGACTGAACTGACTCACAATGAGATGACCATCAAACACTGCCTTCCCGAGGATGACCGGGAAGAGGGAGAGTTTATCGCCTCCACTATTGCTTCTCTCAGGATGCAGGATCATATGAAATATGATCAATTCGGCATATTGATCAGGACGAACAGCCTGAGTAAGGCCGTTGAGGATGCTCTTTTAAACCATAATATTCCCTACTCCATGTCGGGAGGAACCAGTTTTTTTCAGAGAGCCGAAATCAGAGACATCATTGCCTACTTCAGGGTCATCAACAATCCCGATGATGATGTAAACCTCATGCGCATCATCAACACTCCCCGCAGGGGTGTTGGAAAAAAGGCCCTGGAAACCCTGGTAAACCTGGCTCAGGAACGGGGAGAGTCCATGTATTCCTCCCTGACGGCCCTCCTATTTGCGGCCGATTCGGGCATCAGCAGCCAGCTCCGGGGCGGTTTGGCTGAATTTATGGAGATCATCGAAGACTTTAGGGAGAGGTTTAGCGAATCCAAGGCCCTGGCGGCAACGGCTCAGGAACTTGTGGAAGAAATTGGATACTGGGACTACCTGCTTCATGAGCATGCCAATAACGACAAGGTCGCCAAATGGAAATACGACAATATCGGGATGTTCCTGGAGTTCATGTCCCGCTGGGAAAAGAATCCCGATAATCTAAATCCAAGCCTTCAGAAATGGATCAACCGGATCACTCTGGTTACCCGGGATGAAATGGATGATGAAGATGCGGGAAAGGTGAATCTGATGACCATCCATGCCTCCAAGGGCCTGGAATTTGATGTGGTATTCCTGGCAGGTGTAGAGCGCGACATCATTCCTCATGCCAGGGCTGTGGCAGAAGACCCTCTGAATATGGAAGAGGAGCGCCGTCTCTTCTATGTGGCCATTACCAGAGCCCGGAAAAAACTCTTTATCACATCCTGCATGAAGCGGAAACAGATGCGTGAGATGATCGACTCTGGCCCATCACCCTTCCTGGAAGAGATTCCAGGAGATCTTCTGGAAGAGATGGAAATGGAAGTGGATGTGGAAGATGCCGATGAGGCTAAAAAATATTTTGCCCGTCTTCCCTGGAAGTGA
- a CDS encoding COG2426 family protein yields MSAQTWSWTILLSLLPISELRGAIPYAMTQGIPFYIAWPVCVALNALVAPLVYIFLGTFHKLFYKWSFYARLFEKIIENARHKLHDKVEKYGYLGVTLFVAIPLPITGAYTGTLGAWILGLSRKKTILSVLVGVIISGTIVTGIMVFGHGAFSLFIKEVH; encoded by the coding sequence ATGTCGGCACAGACCTGGTCCTGGACAATTTTATTATCCCTACTACCCATATCTGAATTGAGAGGAGCCATTCCCTATGCGATGACACAGGGAATCCCCTTCTACATAGCCTGGCCTGTGTGTGTTGCCCTCAATGCCCTGGTGGCTCCCCTTGTCTATATTTTCTTGGGAACCTTCCATAAGCTTTTTTATAAGTGGAGCTTTTATGCCCGTCTATTTGAAAAAATCATAGAAAATGCCCGGCACAAGCTCCATGATAAGGTTGAAAAATACGGATATCTGGGAGTCACTCTCTTTGTTGCCATTCCCCTCCCCATCACCGGGGCCTATACGGGAACTCTGGGAGCCTGGATACTCGGACTCTCCAGAAAGAAAACCATTCTTTCTGTACTCGTCGGTGTGATCATTTCGGGAACAATTGTCACAGGTATTATGGTTTTTGGTCATGGTGCCTTTTCATTGTTCATAAAAGAAGTACACTAA
- a CDS encoding homocysteine S-methyltransferase family protein: MTKQEFNDYIQYPVAADGAWGTELLKAGLEQGDAPESWNLNEEDKIRDVAASYARVGSRIILTNTFGGNSFKLQHRNLEDQMAQINREGARLTREAQGGAFITAGDMGPTGKMVFMGDVSEEDVEESYFLQGEALKEGGADILLLETFTDLIEISAALKGAIRTGLPVVCTLTYDLMADGSFKTVMGHAPEDVIPALESLGASAVGANCGAGIDQYVDLASKICSLSTVPVWIKANAGLPVLENNKVVYPMGALEYASHVKSLLDLGVSVVGGCCGTGPDHVAGIVAEIEKFLK; the protein is encoded by the coding sequence ATGACAAAACAGGAATTCAATGACTATATACAATATCCCGTAGCCGCCGACGGTGCCTGGGGAACGGAACTCTTAAAAGCCGGTTTGGAACAGGGGGATGCTCCAGAATCCTGGAACCTGAATGAAGAGGATAAGATCAGGGACGTCGCCGCGTCCTATGCCCGGGTTGGAAGCCGGATTATTCTGACAAATACCTTTGGAGGAAACTCGTTTAAACTACAGCATCGGAATCTTGAAGATCAGATGGCTCAAATCAACAGGGAAGGCGCCCGTTTGACCCGAGAAGCCCAGGGGGGAGCGTTTATCACCGCCGGAGATATGGGACCCACAGGGAAAATGGTTTTTATGGGGGATGTTTCTGAGGAAGATGTGGAAGAATCCTATTTTTTACAGGGTGAGGCTCTAAAAGAGGGAGGAGCGGATATACTCCTTTTAGAAACCTTCACAGACCTCATTGAGATCTCTGCAGCCCTCAAAGGGGCCATCCGGACCGGGCTGCCCGTGGTGTGTACCCTTACATACGATCTCATGGCAGACGGTTCCTTCAAAACGGTCATGGGCCATGCTCCTGAGGACGTCATTCCCGCCCTGGAGTCCCTTGGTGCTTCTGCGGTAGGAGCCAACTGCGGAGCCGGGATTGATCAGTATGTCGATTTGGCCTCTAAGATTTGTTCTCTCAGCACTGTCCCCGTGTGGATCAAGGCCAATGCGGGCCTGCCTGTGCTGGAAAATAACAAAGTAGTCTATCCCATGGGAGCCCTTGAATACGCCAGCCATGTCAAAAGTCTGCTGGATCTCGGTGTTTCCGTTGTGGGCGGCTGCTGCGGAACGGGACCGGATCATGTTGCGGGCATCGTTGCTGAAATTGAAAAATTCCTAAAATAG
- the metA gene encoding homoserine O-acetyltransferase MetA — MPVRIPDKLPATDILNSENIFVMTETRAMQQDIRSLKILILNLMPLKITTETHLLRLLSNSPLQVEVDLIQPATHTSRNTPEEHLEVFYRTFDEIKSKKYDGLIVTGAPVETMEFEEVNYWDEITSILEWSKTNVTSTLHICWGAQAGLYYHYGVKKHSIKTKMSGVFCHQLNDRNVPLVRGFDDNFLAPHSRHTEVRREDIEGIDRLKIVSESDEAGIYIVLDEEGKQIYVTGHSEYDPLTLKEEYERDLAKGMNPVVPRNYFPNDDPSQEPNVSWRSHANLLFSNWLNYYVYQVTPYNLEDI; from the coding sequence ATGCCAGTAAGAATACCCGATAAACTCCCGGCAACGGATATACTCAACAGTGAAAACATATTTGTCATGACCGAAACCAGGGCCATGCAGCAGGATATTCGATCTCTTAAGATCCTGATCCTGAACCTGATGCCCTTAAAGATCACAACAGAAACACATTTGCTGCGCCTGCTGTCCAATAGTCCCCTCCAGGTGGAGGTTGATTTGATACAGCCGGCGACCCATACGAGCCGTAACACTCCGGAAGAACATCTCGAGGTGTTTTACAGGACCTTTGATGAAATCAAATCCAAAAAATATGACGGATTGATCGTGACCGGTGCGCCCGTTGAAACCATGGAATTTGAAGAGGTCAATTACTGGGATGAAATCACAAGTATCTTAGAATGGTCTAAAACCAATGTAACCTCCACTCTTCACATCTGCTGGGGCGCCCAGGCCGGGCTCTATTACCACTATGGTGTTAAAAAGCATTCCATAAAGACAAAAATGTCCGGTGTATTCTGCCATCAGCTGAATGATAGAAATGTGCCTCTTGTTCGGGGCTTTGATGACAATTTTCTGGCTCCCCATTCAAGGCACACAGAGGTCAGACGGGAAGACATTGAAGGAATCGATCGGCTTAAAATCGTGTCTGAATCGGATGAAGCGGGCATCTATATCGTTCTGGATGAAGAAGGCAAGCAGATCTATGTGACAGGCCATTCGGAATACGATCCTCTGACACTGAAAGAGGAGTATGAGCGGGATCTGGCCAAGGGGATGAACCCCGTTGTTCCCCGAAATTATTTTCCCAATGACGATCCTTCTCAGGAACCCAATGTCAGCTGGCGCAGTCATGCCAATTTGCTCTTTTCAAACTGGCTGAACTATTATGTCTATCAGGTCACACCCTATAATCTGGAAGATATTTAA
- a CDS encoding FecR family protein, which yields MKKILLILLFSSLCLASLFALEGEIVFVDGTVDLKSSSGGLDYADIGMMVETGDSIITGYDGYAELEMEDGSVVKVNEDSIFKLASVQTDRGSRNNFQLVLGSAGYKFTKAMRDEEPTISTPSTVCGLRGTEFTVLAGIDGSALYVVDEGSVAVSSKGEEVQLEAEEGVRVNAGEAPGEVFEVLRGQVDYSGFLAESEEAFLNNPATTVFLMTDQLLEYADEADKFEALFQAQLEAVTGLRDRMKEMEDAERKAFYKETVFAEEVKVSGMKQNVRYYAVSSKYLRRYVIATMFVEMKIRYILDQENPDYLDFMNAYNQFADLYETRIVPYLVDADIY from the coding sequence ATGAAAAAAATTCTTCTAATCCTCCTGTTCTCCAGCCTTTGTTTGGCTTCCCTCTTCGCTTTAGAGGGAGAAATCGTCTTTGTGGACGGCACGGTTGACCTTAAATCATCCTCGGGCGGCCTGGATTACGCCGACATCGGCATGATGGTCGAGACGGGCGATTCCATCATCACCGGATATGACGGCTATGCCGAACTGGAGATGGAAGACGGCTCAGTTGTGAAAGTCAATGAAGATTCCATCTTCAAGCTTGCCTCAGTCCAGACCGACAGGGGCAGTAGAAACAACTTTCAACTGGTATTGGGGTCTGCGGGGTACAAGTTTACCAAGGCCATGAGGGATGAGGAGCCGACCATTTCGACTCCTTCCACCGTGTGCGGCCTCAGAGGCACCGAGTTTACCGTCCTCGCTGGTATTGATGGCTCCGCCCTGTATGTTGTAGATGAGGGTAGTGTGGCCGTCAGCTCCAAGGGTGAAGAGGTTCAGCTGGAAGCCGAAGAGGGTGTGAGAGTCAACGCCGGGGAAGCTCCCGGGGAAGTCTTTGAGGTGCTCCGGGGACAGGTGGATTACAGCGGATTCTTGGCAGAATCGGAAGAAGCCTTCTTGAATAATCCTGCCACAACCGTATTTTTGATGACCGACCAGCTTTTGGAATACGCCGACGAGGCGGACAAGTTTGAGGCCCTGTTTCAGGCCCAGCTGGAAGCAGTGACGGGTTTGCGTGATAGGATGAAAGAGATGGAGGACGCAGAAAGAAAGGCCTTTTACAAGGAGACTGTTTTTGCTGAGGAAGTGAAGGTTTCGGGGATGAAGCAGAATGTCCGCTACTACGCGGTTTCATCTAAATATCTGAGACGTTACGTCATTGCCACCATGTTTGTGGAGATGAAGATACGGTACATTCTGGACCAGGAAAATCCCGATTATTTGGACTTTATGAACGCCTACAACCAGTTTGCGGACCTGTACGAGACGAGGATTGTCCCCTACCTGGTTGATGCGGATATCTACTAG
- a CDS encoding MBL fold metallo-hydrolase, translating into MDIEILPAGPIQTNAYLIINKSTQEVIAVDAGPDAFEMIQGELAKNQWQLKALLITHPHWDHILDVYKFVEAGIPVYSHKTAVSEIEHPDSQKAMAIPGLKFIPGKVDTVLSHDETLNLCGFRIEVRDTPGHCPGSLIFYFPDGGCCFTGDVIFDSSVGRTDLPGGDGEALKRSILNQVYTLPDETILYPGHGSSTLVGKEKISNPFITA; encoded by the coding sequence GTGGATATTGAAATACTACCGGCGGGTCCTATACAGACCAATGCCTACCTTATAATTAACAAATCGACTCAAGAAGTCATTGCCGTAGATGCCGGTCCCGATGCTTTTGAAATGATTCAGGGTGAGTTGGCAAAGAACCAGTGGCAGTTAAAAGCCCTGCTAATCACCCATCCCCATTGGGACCACATCCTGGATGTTTACAAATTTGTGGAGGCAGGAATTCCTGTCTATTCTCACAAAACAGCCGTTTCTGAGATTGAACATCCCGATTCCCAAAAAGCCATGGCCATCCCGGGGTTGAAATTCATTCCCGGTAAGGTCGATACAGTGCTGTCTCATGATGAAACATTGAACCTTTGCGGTTTTAGGATCGAAGTGAGAGACACTCCCGGACACTGTCCCGGGTCTCTTATCTTCTATTTTCCCGACGGAGGTTGCTGTTTCACAGGAGATGTCATTTTTGACAGCTCTGTGGGACGTACAGACCTTCCAGGAGGGGATGGGGAGGCCCTGAAGAGGTCCATTCTCAACCAGGTCTATACCCTGCCGGATGAAACAATCCTTTATCCCGGACACGGATCATCCACATTGGTTGGTAAAGAAAAGATCAGCAATCCCTTTATTACAGCATAG
- a CDS encoding M28 family peptidase — MKNSFDELLKRFCDLDCDRFLFLKTLLEWKEIPFEVLKGGGRHILVSTKGTKPFLNDHCRKILVAHYDRVDGTPGANDNSAAVFMLLKHIDLLIKADYSHNTLILFTDKEELQEGNSIHDQGAWHLAELWPDQYRERDLFIVLDMCGIGDTLIWGKTAGKLPGINLRRINYLYDSLKDLLHRYSRQQDMDINDLCSDDLGFLLQGLTALQISLLPWKEALTWKKSSQNPLPNKSKSILENMTKPLRTLPDSWKTNHSAEDRVSTLDPKAFQLMESFLRDLSRYQIPLP, encoded by the coding sequence TTGAAAAACAGTTTTGATGAGTTATTGAAACGCTTCTGTGATCTCGACTGTGACCGATTCCTCTTTCTAAAGACTCTTTTGGAGTGGAAAGAGATTCCCTTTGAGGTCCTCAAGGGAGGCGGCCGTCATATTCTGGTATCAACAAAGGGCACAAAACCCTTTTTAAACGACCATTGCCGGAAAATACTGGTGGCCCACTATGACAGGGTGGATGGCACTCCCGGTGCCAATGATAACAGCGCCGCTGTTTTTATGCTCCTCAAACACATTGATCTGCTCATCAAGGCCGATTATTCTCACAATACGCTTATACTGTTCACAGACAAAGAGGAACTTCAGGAAGGGAATTCAATTCACGATCAGGGAGCCTGGCATCTGGCCGAACTTTGGCCTGATCAATACAGAGAGAGAGACCTATTCATCGTTTTGGATATGTGCGGCATCGGGGACACCCTGATTTGGGGGAAAACAGCGGGAAAACTCCCGGGGATAAACCTCAGACGGATCAATTATCTTTATGATTCCCTCAAAGACCTCCTGCACCGGTACAGCCGGCAGCAGGACATGGATATCAATGACCTCTGCTCCGATGATCTTGGGTTTCTGCTTCAGGGACTGACGGCCCTTCAGATATCCCTTCTCCCCTGGAAAGAAGCCCTCACATGGAAAAAATCCTCCCAGAATCCTCTCCCGAATAAGTCAAAATCCATCCTCGAAAATATGACCAAACCCCTGCGTACACTCCCGGACAGCTGGAAAACAAATCACAGCGCCGAAGACAGGGTGAGCACCCTGGACCCCAAGGCTTTTCAGCTGATGGAGTCTTTTTTAAGGGACCTGTCCCGTTACCAGATTCCCCTGCCCTGA
- a CDS encoding M23 family metallopeptidase encodes MLETADEHSMGHFRFFAVKKRWRSVFLTLFIISALIFQLIISRNNQATAAYVEKNNKELSTVTVAEEAPPAVLEVKNTYIQSGSSLSYHLESNGITASDSSAIIDAVKDVINLRRLQAGQKVELHFENQYFAGIMIPVSIDKDILVNRSTSSGFEVVEQYKNLRSYPSSIDAVVESSLYGSCLDQGIPENIIMELIQLYSFDVDFQRDIHKGDQLHVTFEVVYDEEGTPVDTGNILYTTLKTGGQDLAIYRFENSQGKADFYNPEGQTVRKTLLKTPINGAYITSGFGPRVSPISGYNSVHKGIDFGAPRGTPIKTSGDGTVTYAGYNDVYGNHVIVRHVNSYVTLYAHMSAFGRGIRRGTSVDQGQVIGYVGTTGMSTGPHLHYEVRYNGRQINPASVKFPPGHTLAGEDARLYQNLLSSYESSLP; translated from the coding sequence TTGTTAGAAACTGCCGATGAACATTCTATGGGACACTTTCGTTTTTTCGCTGTCAAAAAAAGATGGCGTTCGGTATTCTTAACACTTTTCATCATTTCTGCTCTGATTTTCCAGTTGATCATATCCAGGAACAACCAGGCAACCGCCGCTTATGTAGAGAAAAATAATAAAGAGTTATCTACTGTGACCGTTGCTGAGGAGGCTCCCCCCGCCGTTTTGGAAGTTAAAAATACATATATTCAGTCGGGAAGTTCCCTTTCTTACCACCTGGAATCTAACGGTATTACGGCCAGTGACAGCTCTGCCATCATTGATGCCGTAAAGGATGTTATAAACCTCAGGCGTCTTCAGGCAGGTCAAAAGGTAGAACTCCATTTTGAGAATCAGTATTTTGCAGGAATTATGATTCCCGTTTCCATTGATAAGGATATTCTGGTCAACAGATCGACCAGTTCGGGATTTGAAGTTGTAGAGCAGTACAAAAACCTCCGGTCCTATCCTTCTTCAATCGATGCCGTTGTGGAATCCAGTCTCTACGGCTCCTGCCTGGACCAGGGTATCCCCGAAAATATCATCATGGAACTCATACAGCTCTACTCTTTTGATGTAGACTTTCAAAGGGATATCCACAAAGGCGATCAACTGCATGTGACCTTCGAAGTGGTCTATGATGAAGAAGGTACCCCGGTAGATACAGGAAATATTTTGTATACTACCTTGAAAACCGGCGGTCAGGATCTGGCTATTTACCGTTTTGAAAATTCACAAGGGAAGGCTGATTTCTATAATCCCGAGGGACAGACCGTGCGGAAAACCCTCCTGAAAACTCCCATTAATGGAGCCTATATTACCTCAGGTTTTGGCCCCAGGGTCAGTCCCATCTCCGGCTATAATTCTGTGCACAAGGGAATAGACTTCGGTGCTCCCAGGGGAACTCCCATCAAAACATCCGGGGATGGTACAGTCACTTATGCCGGATACAATGACGTGTACGGCAACCATGTGATTGTCCGTCACGTCAACTCCTATGTGACCCTCTATGCCCACATGTCGGCCTTCGGCCGGGGTATCCGGCGTGGAACTTCTGTTGACCAGGGGCAGGTCATAGGCTATGTGGGGACAACCGGTATGTCCACAGGACCCCATCTGCACTACGAAGTGCGCTACAATGGGAGGCAAATCAATCCCGCTTCTGTCAAATTCCCTCCCGGTCATACATTGGCGGGAGAAGATGCCCGATTGTATCAGAATCTTCTGAGCAGTTATGAATCATCCCTTCCTTAA
- a CDS encoding MFS transporter: MIDYQGKRITSARLERSLRISLIAGGLGSVWFIFCQPQQILTVMIRNYLHATDQQLGTFVAILNMAGLFHLGAIYLYSRTDRIKPVWIITTILSRSSAFFISAAALYVYWGGDKTIALWAVMTVSLILTYAMGNISGSGWWTWISALIPEKSRSSYFGKRSSLAQLMNIIFFFSATWLLDHFSVNIFLIYGLIYFVVGLLGVADILLHIAVPEPVNAHEKKTFALCTLMEPVKNKTFILFALVTGFSVLSIFIAAPFLAPHITSPRTVGAPNIWLGIMFLISQLTWMVIAPFWGMMMDRMGQKPIVLLGLLHPLCYPLYLILRPDNYTIILPLISIWTGIFAPAFWEGINQMMLALVPSKNRTAYVAWYWALLGIIGSMGNLLGGFIMENTGSLNLTVMSTLAMTALSFLIFSRINSPETARLDQIFSLITTPSVYRTYAQLTTLSGTVRPDRVRKALKDVKSKSGILAFEEVKSRLDDPVRSVREEAVYAMGRIGTPEARDVLIQHLNNPESLVRPETAAALGIMQDLTAIPYLVDALYTGDEELQEESALALGKLRSEESVKALKQIIRENRSQRVKVSSAQGIAQQNKLEAVEEIMNLWEQTSNKVLKNQLSISLGNIIGDPGGFYRCVTGTQENRDKAISNLFKDVYTRLKRLSNLDSGYVSHIIRDSLPLVEETYFRHEYSQSFSKMYTIILNLIFRKLEIMGYKGKPEEADSFLKKKDSLLYLGSHLYNRLERFRVEKGVEPQHTDILLGVYFLKSYCKREINRSRKS, from the coding sequence TTGATTGACTACCAGGGAAAAAGAATCACTTCTGCCCGTCTGGAGCGGTCTCTCAGGATCTCTCTTATAGCGGGAGGCCTTGGTTCCGTCTGGTTTATTTTCTGTCAGCCCCAGCAGATTTTGACGGTTATGATCAGGAACTACCTCCATGCGACGGATCAGCAGCTGGGGACCTTTGTGGCCATCTTGAACATGGCCGGTCTATTTCACCTGGGTGCCATCTACCTCTACTCCCGGACCGACCGCATCAAGCCTGTTTGGATTATTACGACAATTCTTTCAAGATCCTCCGCGTTTTTTATCTCCGCAGCAGCCCTATATGTCTACTGGGGGGGTGATAAAACCATTGCCCTGTGGGCTGTCATGACTGTATCTCTTATCTTGACCTATGCCATGGGCAATATTTCCGGTTCGGGATGGTGGACCTGGATCAGCGCCCTCATCCCCGAAAAATCCAGATCCAGTTATTTTGGAAAACGCTCCAGTCTGGCACAGCTGATGAACATCATCTTTTTCTTTTCGGCCACATGGCTGCTGGACCATTTTTCGGTGAATATTTTCCTCATCTACGGCCTCATCTATTTTGTCGTGGGACTATTGGGTGTGGCGGATATCCTCCTGCATATTGCCGTCCCCGAACCGGTGAATGCCCATGAGAAAAAGACCTTTGCGCTGTGCACACTCATGGAACCCGTCAAGAATAAGACCTTTATCCTCTTTGCTCTGGTAACGGGTTTTTCAGTCCTCAGTATATTCATTGCCGCTCCCTTCCTGGCACCCCATATTACGAGTCCCAGAACCGTGGGGGCTCCCAATATATGGCTGGGGATCATGTTTCTCATCTCTCAGCTGACCTGGATGGTCATCGCTCCCTTCTGGGGTATGATGATGGACAGGATGGGACAGAAACCCATTGTCCTTTTGGGGCTCCTTCATCCCCTCTGCTATCCCTTGTATCTCATTTTAAGACCGGATAACTACACCATAATACTGCCCCTCATATCCATTTGGACGGGTATATTCGCACCTGCCTTCTGGGAAGGAATTAATCAGATGATGCTGGCCCTCGTTCCATCCAAAAACAGAACGGCTTATGTGGCCTGGTACTGGGCTCTCTTGGGCATCATCGGGTCCATGGGAAACCTCCTTGGTGGATTCATTATGGAAAATACGGGCAGTCTAAACCTCACCGTCATGAGTACACTGGCCATGACAGCCCTGAGTTTTCTCATTTTCAGCAGAATCAACAGCCCCGAAACGGCCCGTTTGGACCAGATTTTCTCCCTTATCACAACGCCTTCGGTCTACAGGACCTATGCCCAGCTGACGACCCTCTCGGGTACGGTCAGGCCCGACAGGGTTCGTAAGGCCCTCAAGGACGTGAAAAGCAAATCGGGAATACTGGCCTTCGAGGAAGTAAAAAGCCGTTTGGACGACCCTGTGAGATCTGTAAGAGAAGAGGCCGTTTATGCCATGGGCCGCATCGGAACCCCCGAAGCCAGGGATGTCCTGATTCAGCACCTCAACAATCCGGAATCTCTTGTGAGACCGGAAACAGCGGCGGCCCTGGGAATCATGCAGGATTTAACGGCCATACCCTACCTGGTGGATGCCCTTTATACGGGAGATGAAGAGCTCCAGGAAGAATCCGCCCTGGCTCTGGGAAAACTCAGGAGTGAGGAATCTGTGAAAGCCCTGAAGCAGATCATAAGGGAAAACCGCTCCCAAAGGGTCAAGGTTTCCAGCGCCCAGGGAATTGCCCAGCAGAACAAACTCGAAGCAGTCGAAGAGATTATGAATTTGTGGGAACAGACAAGCAACAAGGTGCTCAAAAATCAGCTCTCCATATCCCTTGGGAATATCATAGGAGATCCCGGTGGGTTTTACCGCTGTGTCACAGGCACCCAGGAAAACAGGGACAAGGCCATATCCAACCTCTTCAAAGACGTATACACAAGATTAAAGAGACTATCCAATTTGGATTCCGGTTATGTGAGCCATATCATCAGGGACAGCCTCCCCTTGGTGGAAGAAACCTACTTCAGGCACGAATACTCCCAGAGTTTCTCAAAAATGTACACCATTATCCTCAACTTGATATTTAGAAAGCTGGAAATCATGGGCTACAAGGGGAAACCCGAGGAAGCCGACTCCTTTTTGAAGAAGAAGGACAGCCTCCTGTATCTGGGGTCTCATCTATACAATAGGCTGGAGAGATTCCGTGTTGAAAAAGGGGTAGAACCGCAGCACACAGACATTCTACTGGGTGTATATTTTCTAAAATCCTACTGTAAGAGGGAGATCAATCGGAGCCGTAAAAGCTGA